In Desulfovibrio sp. 86, the following proteins share a genomic window:
- a CDS encoding ABC transporter ATP-binding protein — translation MLNPQLSQIFRAIYSRLGKDLQSRFWRVMIFSVLVALTEFVLTAAVSLLGVVLASPQTIAQSGIMHKLVALCPAMLPITEDPRLLLIVLLVGLCAAVFVKSIALAALTWKQSNFSQLVNLEMGRRLFHGFVHAPYLWHVSQRVSDLASMLSWRNGIGVYCFAVVQALGQLAVALLLVLVVMIATPFAGGVVFAGTALCAYVSFRFSRRLVNKCSQEMTLAQRDSGRVSHTALYGIRELMIYRQQAPFESSYVQYEGRAAHAQALLPVCHPLPSWTLEWVGMVLLLGGVMLLYWQNASVARTVGTLTLLAAVAWRLLPTMNKLVQQMLMMQQQIPQIEPVLRQLDEVAALPPTDTDTAQDCPLHEELRLENVSFRYPSVSADKPDALRNLNLRIPRGSMVGFVGPSGAGKSTIVGLLTGLFPPTGGNIFVDGRPMDNALREGWVRCIGYVPQSPFLLNSSIAENIAFSHWGAAIDRERVQQCCRMAAMDFVDGLEQNIDTVIGERGVRLSGGQVQRVAIARALYNTPQFILFDEATSALDGAAEQAIQQTINSLRDHMTLVVVAHRLSTVEACDFVYWIDGGEVRMAGKPETILPAYEAYLAAKNEAAALTSDFS, via the coding sequence ATGCTGAATCCGCAGCTTAGCCAGATTTTTCGAGCTATTTACAGCCGGTTGGGCAAAGACCTGCAAAGCCGCTTCTGGCGGGTGATGATTTTTTCCGTACTGGTCGCCCTGACGGAATTTGTGCTCACTGCCGCCGTATCCCTGCTGGGCGTGGTGCTGGCATCGCCGCAAACCATCGCGCAATCCGGCATCATGCACAAACTGGTAGCCCTGTGCCCGGCCATGCTTCCGATTACGGAAGACCCCCGCCTGTTGCTCATTGTTCTTCTGGTGGGGCTGTGCGCGGCCGTGTTTGTCAAATCCATCGCCCTGGCCGCGCTCACCTGGAAGCAGTCGAATTTCAGCCAGCTTGTTAATCTGGAGATGGGCAGGCGTCTTTTTCACGGTTTTGTGCATGCGCCGTATCTCTGGCATGTGAGCCAGCGGGTCAGCGACCTTGCCTCCATGTTGTCATGGCGCAACGGCATCGGCGTTTACTGCTTCGCCGTTGTTCAGGCTCTGGGGCAATTGGCTGTCGCCCTGCTTCTGGTGCTGGTTGTAATGATCGCAACCCCCTTTGCCGGGGGAGTGGTGTTTGCGGGTACGGCGCTGTGCGCCTATGTCAGTTTTCGGTTCAGCCGTAGACTTGTCAATAAATGCAGTCAGGAGATGACGCTGGCCCAGCGTGATTCTGGCCGCGTTTCGCACACTGCCCTTTACGGCATTCGCGAACTGATGATCTACCGCCAGCAGGCCCCTTTTGAATCCAGTTATGTCCAGTATGAAGGGCGGGCGGCCCACGCCCAGGCCCTGTTGCCAGTCTGTCACCCCTTGCCGTCATGGACGCTGGAGTGGGTGGGCATGGTGCTGCTGCTCGGGGGCGTTATGCTGCTGTACTGGCAGAACGCCAGTGTAGCGCGCACTGTGGGTACCCTGACCCTGCTGGCGGCTGTTGCCTGGCGGCTGCTGCCCACCATGAACAAACTGGTGCAGCAGATGCTTATGATGCAGCAGCAGATTCCCCAGATTGAGCCGGTGTTGCGCCAGCTGGACGAAGTGGCCGCCCTGCCGCCCACGGATACGGACACCGCTCAGGACTGCCCGCTGCACGAAGAGCTGCGGCTGGAAAACGTTTCCTTTCGCTATCCTTCGGTGTCGGCCGACAAGCCTGACGCCCTGCGCAACCTGAACCTGCGCATTCCGCGCGGAAGCATGGTGGGCTTTGTGGGGCCCTCCGGCGCGGGCAAAAGCACAATTGTGGGCCTGCTGACCGGGTTGTTTCCGCCCACAGGCGGGAATATTTTTGTGGACGGCCGCCCCATGGACAACGCGTTGCGCGAGGGGTGGGTGCGGTGTATCGGCTATGTGCCGCAGTCGCCCTTTCTGCTCAACTCGAGCATTGCGGAAAATATCGCCTTCAGTCATTGGGGCGCGGCCATAGACCGAGAGCGCGTGCAGCAGTGCTGCCGCATGGCGGCTATGGACTTTGTGGACGGACTGGAGCAAAATATTGATACCGTTATCGGCGAGCGGGGCGTGCGGCTCTCAGGCGGGCAAGTGCAGCGTGTGGCCATTGCCCGCGCGCTTTACAACACCCCGCAGTTCATTCTGTTCGACGAAGCCACCAGCGCCCTGGACGGCGCGGCGGAACAGGCCATACAGCAGACGATCAACAGCCTGCGTGATCATATGACCCTGGTGGTGGTGGCCCACCGCCTGAGTACAGTGGAAGCCTGCGACTTCGTGTACTGGATAGACGGCGGCGAGGTACGCATGGCAGGAAAACCGGAAACGATTCTTCCTGCCTACGAAGCATACCTGGCGGCAAAAAATGAAGCGGCAGCGTTAACTAGCGATTTCAGTTAG
- the fcl gene encoding GDP-L-fucose synthase: MDKDSLIYVAGHRGLVGSAICRALARDGYENLLTRTHAELDLCDQAAVRTFFAQYRPAIVVLAAAKVGGIHANATYPAEFIYQNLQIQNNVIDSAYSNNCKKLLFLGSSCIYPKMCPQPIKEEYLLTGPLEPTNDAYALAKIAGIKMCQAYRKQYGFDAISAMPTNLYGPGDNYHPENSHVIPALIRRFHEAKMAGAEKVTIWGTGNALREFLYVDDMAEACIFLLKNYSDFEHVNVGCGSDISIIDTARLIARVVGFEGSIDTDPTKPDGTPRKLMDSGKLFGMGWKPRVGFEEGLRATYRDFCARNGAGAAC; the protein is encoded by the coding sequence ATGGACAAAGATTCGCTTATTTATGTAGCAGGCCACCGCGGGCTTGTGGGCAGTGCCATTTGTCGCGCTCTTGCCCGTGATGGCTATGAAAACCTGCTGACGCGCACGCACGCAGAACTGGATCTGTGTGATCAGGCGGCAGTGCGAACCTTTTTTGCGCAGTACCGGCCTGCCATCGTGGTACTTGCCGCCGCCAAGGTGGGCGGCATTCATGCCAACGCCACATATCCAGCAGAATTTATCTACCAGAACTTGCAGATACAGAACAACGTCATAGACAGCGCCTACAGCAACAACTGCAAAAAACTGCTGTTTCTGGGGTCATCGTGCATATACCCCAAGATGTGCCCACAGCCCATCAAGGAAGAGTATCTGCTCACAGGGCCGCTGGAACCCACCAATGATGCCTACGCCCTGGCGAAAATAGCAGGTATCAAGATGTGCCAGGCCTACCGCAAGCAGTATGGCTTTGACGCCATCAGCGCCATGCCAACCAATCTGTATGGCCCGGGCGATAATTACCACCCGGAAAACAGCCATGTGATCCCGGCGCTTATCCGCCGGTTTCATGAAGCCAAAATGGCCGGAGCCGAAAAGGTGACCATATGGGGAACGGGCAACGCCCTGCGCGAATTTCTCTATGTGGATGACATGGCCGAAGCCTGTATTTTTCTGCTGAAAAACTACTCAGATTTTGAACACGTCAACGTGGGCTGCGGCTCCGACATCAGCATCATTGACACCGCCCGGCTTATTGCCCGTGTGGTAGGCTTTGAGGGCAGCATTGACACCGACCCCACAAAGCCCGACGGCACGCCCCGCAAGCTCATGGATTCGGGCAAGCTCTTCGGCATGGGCTGGAAGCCCAGGGTGGGGTTTGAGGAAGGCCTGCGGGCAACATACAGGGACTTCTGCGCCCGCAATGGGGCGGGGGCCGCATGCTGA
- the gmd gene encoding GDP-mannose 4,6-dehydratase: protein MKKALITGITGQDGAYLAEFLLRKGYEVHGIKRRASLFNTDRIDHLYQDPHTSARHFILHYGDLSDSSNLIRIMQEVQPDEVYNLAAQSHVQVSFESPEYTADVDALGTLRLLEAIRIAGLTGTTRFYQASTSELFGLVQEMPQTEKTPFYPRSPYACAKLYAYWITVNYREAYGMYACNGILFNHESPIRGETFVTRKITRAMSRMVLGLQDCLYLGNLDAKRDWGHARDYVEMQWLMLQQEQADDFVIATGRQFSVRDFVNTAAAEVGLTLAWQGQGVDETGTVEAVDLNKLQQAAGNRQGLECHVKPGDVIVRVDPRYFRPTEVETLLGNPAKAKEKLGWEPSTSFEDMVAEMAREDLALSMRDAVCKVAGFKTFSHNE, encoded by the coding sequence ATGAAGAAAGCGCTCATAACGGGCATCACCGGTCAGGACGGGGCCTATCTTGCAGAATTTCTGTTACGCAAAGGCTATGAGGTGCACGGCATCAAGCGCCGCGCCTCGCTCTTCAATACAGACCGCATTGACCATCTCTATCAGGATCCGCACACCAGTGCGCGGCATTTTATACTGCACTACGGCGATCTGAGTGATTCCAGCAATCTCATCCGCATCATGCAGGAAGTGCAGCCCGACGAAGTATACAATCTGGCAGCCCAAAGCCATGTGCAGGTATCCTTTGAATCGCCGGAATACACGGCCGATGTGGATGCCCTGGGAACCCTGCGCCTGCTTGAGGCCATACGCATTGCCGGGCTTACGGGGACAACCCGTTTTTATCAGGCCTCCACGTCCGAGCTTTTCGGCCTGGTGCAGGAAATGCCGCAGACCGAAAAAACGCCCTTCTACCCCCGTTCGCCTTACGCCTGCGCCAAGCTGTACGCCTACTGGATTACGGTCAATTACCGCGAAGCCTACGGCATGTATGCCTGCAACGGCATCCTTTTTAATCACGAATCGCCTATCCGCGGTGAAACCTTTGTTACCCGCAAGATCACCCGCGCCATGTCCCGTATGGTGCTCGGGCTGCAGGATTGCCTCTATCTCGGCAACCTGGACGCCAAGCGCGACTGGGGGCATGCCAGGGATTATGTTGAAATGCAGTGGCTTATGCTGCAGCAGGAACAAGCGGACGACTTTGTCATTGCCACAGGGCGACAATTCTCAGTACGCGATTTCGTCAACACGGCAGCGGCTGAAGTGGGTTTAACGCTTGCATGGCAAGGCCAAGGCGTGGACGAGACCGGCACAGTGGAAGCTGTGGACCTGAATAAACTGCAGCAGGCTGCTGGCAACCGTCAGGGGCTGGAGTGCCACGTCAAGCCCGGCGATGTCATTGTGCGGGTAGACCCGCGCTACTTCCGCCCCACCGAGGTGGAAACCTTGCTGGGCAATCCGGCCAAGGCCAAGGAAAAGCTGGGTTGGGAGCCGAGCACATCCTTTGAGGATATGGTGGCCGAAATGGCGCGCGAAGATCTAGCCCTGAGCATGCGTGATGCCGTGTGCAAGGTGGCAGGATTCAAGACATTCAGCCATAACGAGTAG
- a CDS encoding mannose-1-phosphate guanylyltransferase/mannose-6-phosphate isomerase translates to MSSIAPVILCGGSGTRLWPLSRETYPKQFVDLGEGRTLFKDTLLRAQRTPESLEPVIVCNEAHRFYVTAALYECDVRATILLEPAPRNTAPAIALAALTLARDGADPLMLVLPSDHAIGNEAAFFKGVGSAAALAEQGHIVTFGITPASPETGFGYIEQGEALSYGGFRVARFVEKPDTAAAQSMLDQGGFLWNSGMFLLRASVYLKELERFAPEIHAACCTAWQRRAADGAFCRPDADAFLASPSDSIDYAVMEQTDRAAVVPLSTGWSDLGSWEAFYQAEAGDDSGNVCHGDIMTQDAENCYFNAQHRLVTAIGVRDLVVVETRDAVLVAPRERVQEVKTMVGRLQSARRTECRQHPLVYRPWGSYETLVMDGRFQVKRIIVNPGAELSLQMHHHRAEHWVVVSGTAEVTNGNETRLYTENQSTYIPVGTRHRLKNPGVIPLVLIEIQSGAYLGEDDIVRFADVYGREDLPAHGNENR, encoded by the coding sequence ATGTCAAGCATTGCTCCTGTCATACTTTGCGGCGGCAGCGGCACACGCCTGTGGCCGCTCTCGCGCGAGACCTACCCCAAACAGTTTGTGGATCTGGGCGAGGGGCGTACCCTGTTCAAAGACACGCTCTTGCGGGCGCAACGTACTCCGGAAAGCCTGGAACCGGTCATTGTCTGCAATGAGGCCCACCGTTTTTATGTAACGGCCGCATTGTACGAATGTGACGTTCGCGCCACCATTCTTTTAGAACCCGCACCGCGCAATACCGCGCCGGCCATTGCTCTCGCGGCTCTCACCCTTGCCCGCGACGGAGCGGACCCGCTCATGCTGGTGTTGCCGTCCGATCATGCCATCGGTAATGAAGCCGCTTTCTTCAAGGGAGTGGGGTCTGCCGCAGCCCTGGCGGAACAAGGGCATATCGTCACTTTCGGCATCACGCCCGCAAGCCCGGAAACAGGCTTCGGCTATATCGAACAAGGCGAAGCTTTGAGCTACGGCGGCTTCCGCGTGGCCCGCTTTGTGGAAAAACCCGATACAGCGGCGGCCCAATCCATGCTGGATCAGGGCGGCTTTTTGTGGAACAGCGGCATGTTTCTGTTGCGTGCCTCCGTGTACCTGAAAGAGCTTGAACGCTTCGCCCCCGAAATACACGCCGCCTGCTGCACCGCCTGGCAAAGACGCGCAGCCGACGGCGCGTTCTGCCGCCCGGACGCGGACGCATTTCTGGCCTCGCCGTCCGACTCCATCGACTATGCAGTCATGGAGCAAACGGACCGTGCGGCGGTAGTTCCCCTGTCCACAGGCTGGAGCGACCTTGGCTCATGGGAGGCGTTCTATCAGGCGGAAGCGGGGGACGACAGCGGCAACGTCTGCCACGGCGACATCATGACCCAAGACGCGGAGAACTGTTATTTCAACGCCCAGCATCGCCTGGTGACGGCCATTGGCGTGCGCGACCTTGTGGTTGTGGAAACACGCGATGCCGTGCTGGTGGCCCCGCGCGAGCGGGTGCAGGAGGTCAAGACCATGGTCGGCCGCCTGCAATCAGCCCGGCGAACCGAATGCAGACAGCATCCGCTGGTCTACCGCCCCTGGGGCAGCTACGAAACGCTCGTTATGGACGGCCGTTTTCAGGTCAAACGTATCATTGTCAATCCAGGTGCGGAGCTTTCCCTCCAGATGCACCACCACCGCGCCGAGCACTGGGTAGTTGTCAGCGGCACGGCCGAGGTGACCAACGGCAATGAAACCCGCCTGTATACAGAAAACCAGTCCACCTACATTCCCGTGGGAACGCGGCACAGGCTGAAAAACCCCGGCGTCATCCCTCTGGTGCTTATTGAAATCCAGTCCGGCGCATATCTGGGCGAAGACGACATTGTGCGCTTTGCCGATGTGTACGGACGCGAAGATTTACCGGCGCACGGCAACGAAAACAGATGA
- a CDS encoding oligosaccharide flippase family protein — MTFTPQKDIHKIIHGMLITAFCKIFAVLCSYLLYFVLAKVLGVEGLGLFSLAFTIVVAASFLGRFGLDYVLLRYSTLYFSSQQLGVLKAWYARAMLFAAVISMLLCAGIFLSGSWLCHVAFNKPGLLAPLLWMTVGLIPQALLFLQAETLKGAGHIRASQILQGDGGGVVVHGTALAFSIPLSFFYGVEGACIGFAGASWLAFFAGCRMAGHLFGEVKRQEAPPYKTLFHLGTPLFIASALSLIVARAGIVLLGIWESAAIVGIFALAHKLALLGSNIQTAGCTVVGPQLAVLYMKGNTAALAQYYRHGSRLILTLAFVALGGASLFASPLLGLFGSELMDGVPILRLLCLGELLALLFGPVSLALITTGHSRQHCIAVGIASAVTLAAGLLLIPRYGLSGAAAAVAVSTVTQNAAQAIYVKRLLGFFPSIFRIGKIS, encoded by the coding sequence GTGACTTTTACGCCACAAAAAGATATTCATAAGATTATACACGGAATGCTGATTACTGCATTTTGTAAAATATTTGCAGTGTTATGTAGCTATCTACTATATTTTGTTCTGGCAAAAGTATTAGGCGTAGAGGGGCTGGGGCTTTTTTCACTTGCCTTTACCATTGTCGTGGCGGCTTCTTTTCTTGGACGTTTTGGGCTTGACTATGTGCTTTTACGCTACTCAACGCTCTATTTTTCCAGCCAGCAATTGGGCGTGTTGAAGGCATGGTACGCGCGTGCCATGCTCTTTGCAGCCGTAATATCCATGCTGCTGTGCGCGGGCATATTTTTGAGCGGCTCCTGGCTGTGTCACGTGGCCTTTAACAAACCAGGGCTACTCGCGCCATTGCTGTGGATGACCGTTGGGCTCATTCCGCAAGCATTGCTTTTCTTACAGGCCGAAACATTGAAAGGGGCTGGGCATATCAGAGCCTCGCAAATCCTCCAGGGCGATGGTGGCGGTGTGGTCGTCCATGGCACAGCCCTGGCATTTTCAATACCACTTAGCTTCTTTTATGGAGTAGAGGGGGCGTGCATAGGTTTTGCTGGGGCAAGTTGGCTCGCGTTTTTTGCGGGTTGCCGTATGGCAGGACACCTCTTTGGCGAGGTAAAAAGACAAGAAGCACCGCCCTACAAAACGCTTTTCCACCTGGGTACTCCGCTGTTTATAGCCTCGGCTCTATCTTTAATTGTTGCACGGGCGGGGATAGTACTGCTCGGTATATGGGAATCCGCGGCAATTGTTGGCATCTTTGCCCTTGCCCATAAGCTGGCACTACTCGGTTCCAATATCCAGACTGCGGGATGCACGGTGGTGGGGCCGCAACTTGCGGTACTGTATATGAAAGGTAATACGGCTGCATTGGCACAATATTATCGCCACGGCAGTCGTCTTATACTCACCCTGGCCTTTGTGGCACTGGGTGGAGCAAGTCTTTTTGCAAGCCCCTTGTTGGGGCTTTTTGGTTCGGAACTTATGGACGGAGTACCTATCCTGCGGCTTTTGTGCCTGGGGGAACTCTTGGCACTCCTGTTTGGCCCTGTGAGTCTTGCCCTCATCACAACCGGACACAGCAGGCAACACTGCATTGCGGTGGGTATTGCCAGCGCAGTGACACTGGCCGCTGGCCTGCTGCTTATTCCCCGGTACGGCCTGTCTGGAGCCGCAGCGGCAGTGGCGGTAAGCACTGTCACACAGAATGCTGCTCAGGCCATCTACGTTAAACGCCTGTTAGGCTTCTTCCCTAGTATTTTTCGCATAGGAAAAATTTCCTGA